The window CTGCCCATCCATGCTGCTGAAGATCCATGCTTAACAGACATATTGCCATTAACATAAGTGACTGCCACCGTTTCTATAAGTCTGTGGTTCTTACTTGCAGAAGGCAAACCACAGTAAATTCACCCTGCATACACACTGGAAAGAACAGCTGGCTTTTAAAATTACTTCTTCATCAAAACTggtggagagagagggaagaCAGTGCATCTGTACGCTTACATAGCACTGTGGCTATAAAGAGTCTGGATCAGGGGTGGTCCTTCCGTGAGGTGAGGTGGGTACAATTTATTGGTGTGCCAGATGCTTCCtcgtcacacacaccccacctccctcATCTGCAGTTGGGCTGATaatgaaaaggagaaggaagcagaagaggaaattaaAAAGGGCATTCGAAGACTGTAGATGCTCCATAGGGAATCTCTAGTTTCCTCATttcatctccctcttcctcccccttctcattTTTACAAATTAAATTTGTTTACAGTTTTCAGCCCTAAAAAGGATACCCTTGTAAGAAAAAGTTCCTACCACGCATTTTGTTCTTCCCCAGTTGTTGTGACCAGTAGCTACTTAAAACAGCAtgtgcagatccttgaaagaaaaTTGAAAGATGAGATTATAAACTAATATTATTAAAGGAATAATATTAATGAGCATTATTGGGTATTCAAAGTGATTCATATACATTATTTTATATGACAATGTTGCAAGGTAAACCAGTATTATCATGGCAAACTGCCTTTCATCATGATTGGTGGTGTGTGAGTGGAGGGAGGGCTGGTATACTTCAAGGCCCCTGGTGGTATACATGTGCAGTGCATACCCTTTGCAGAATCCCCATCATTGAAGGCCAGGCCACCCAGGACTAGGGACAGAGGTCAGGTTCTCTCCCCCTGCAGTGTTGTCCCTAACGGGGATGTACAAAGGTTGGAGGCAGCCCCCAGCTGCCACCTTCACAGcctccctgtgctgctgctgcctttgcaTCCCACTGACCCCTGGGAGAGGACGATGGGTGGCTCTTCCTTGTTGCAGTGCTGGACATGCCCCTTGCGCCGACATCAGAAACAcgttgatgcagggggtgtggctggcaccAGCGCATAGCCGTACTTTCTGTCGCCCTCTCCCAGTTGGTGAGCAGTtccttcactggctgggtgcatcttttctctcccttgctccaaaGGCAACAGGAAGCGCATGTGTGCCCTGATGCCGACCATGTCCCCTGCACTGCCGTGCTTCTCATGCTGGTGCAAAgggcatggccagcactgcaACAAGGAAGTGTTGCCTGTCGCCCTGCGGGGGGGCAAGGGAGTGCTCTGGGAAGCCGAGGAGGCCTCCCTAGACAGCCCCTAGATACCCAGCAGCCCTGGGACATttgtgtccccaccccacccccagtccaaaGGTAGTCTCTAAATGGAACACCTTATTTTCTCCTTATGAATTAATGGCAGTCATTCATTTATGTGGAAGAAAACTGGGGACACTCGGCTCCAATTCAAGACCATGGAGTTCACCTTTAAATCCATGTTCTGAGTCCAGGATACtgaaaggactgcctgctcccatatCGGTCTACCTATAGTTTAAGACCTTCCTCGAAGGCACTACAAACATGTCAGAGAACTatacaggacagggccttttcagcagcAATACCAAGATTTTGGAATGTTGTCCTGGGGAAGTTTGCTCTGCCCTTTCTTTGTTGGCTTTTCAACATCAAATTAAAGTTGTTTCATTTCAGAGAGGTTTTGGGACATCAATCAGAGGTTGATGGCCTCTGACTATTCTACTGAAATATATGCTGCTAGTGCTAACCTATTGTTgcggttttttaaattgtttattaaGGAGGCTGATTATTTTCTtttacacactggctgacatcctgactatccCTATGCTTGCACGAcaaacaaagttgcactagtgcaagcgGCTGACATGGCTGcactcaaaaatggccaccgtgcactcATACAGGGCCAAAATGACCCCAAATGGACCAAAGTGGCCCGGGGGaaactggggggaggctggtggggagggaaccACCAtagcctcccacagctgcagcagcattcCCCAAGGCCACCAAAGTCCTTGGTGGCCAAAagtccacctttttaaaaaacaaaatgtaacatcactggcacctccaaaatggttcaaattagaaccaagCCAGGCCCCCAAAgttattaaaatcagttaaaggtCATTATAAACATTCATTTTAGTCTTTCTGCATTTGGTTTTAGGCCAAACCAAGAACATATTTTCATTTGGTTGTCCCTAAATTTACTGCTCTGTTTGCAGTAGCGCCTTCCATGGATAGAAGGAATGCTGAGCTCATGGAAGGGATCCTTCTGTGAGTGTACCTTTCCTTTCATCATCTCACTCCCTTCCACTAGCAGAAGAACCCTTCAGCTAGCTGAAGGACTTAGCACTCTCCTTTGATTCACAGAAGACACTACCTTTGCATAAAACCCAGTTACCATAAAAACAGAAGTTACGTACACCAAAAGTGAAATCTCATTCATTTGTGAGTAGGTCTCCTGAAGAATATGCAGGGGTTTATAATTAccaactaaaggtaaaggtaaagtgtgccctcaagtcagtgtcgactcctggcaaccacagagccctttggttgtctttggtagaatatagctacttaaatgcaataaaaacaagagAAAACCCCTATGTGAATATGCAAACACACCTGTGACAGGATCTTCTGAAACTCCATTCCATGGTGCAAAATAGCGGGAGTAAAAGTCATAACTTTCATGTTTTCCATGCAAGCTTCCCTTAAGTGTGACTATTAATCCTTTTACTCTTCCAGTTTTCTCAGCAAGCAAAAGTTCTTGGGCGTTCACTTTTAGCTTCTCCAAATCAGACCTTGATGTTAAGCATGAAAATATATTTTTCACCATAAAGAAAGTTAGAGCTGGAAAAGTGCTAATGAAGACCATTACAAAGTGTAGATTCAATACCATAGCCTCTGACCATTGGAACCAAATTGAAACAGCAACTAGCATGTTTTCCAAattaagctatacatttgctaatATGGCAGCAGTTTTTGTTTTGTGTCATCTCTTTCCATTTTTTTCTTGGTATCAAGCAAACAAAAGCCACTAAAGGAGGGGAAATGGGATTCATGTTAATTTAAATATAATCACATGAAGAAATCagtaacaaaaaaacccaccttccATAATCATCACTGAGGCAGATGAGGAGCTTCTTTGTATCGGGAGAATAGCAAACGTCTTGAATAGTCATATTACCTGTTGCTGCCTGGTGAAAGAAATATTCCAGAATAAGCCAAGATGAATTGTTAATCACACTTTCTCACTGTTTTACATCTAATAAAGGGCTCAAATTACAGGATAATATGTGAACATAAGgagatacaaaaacaaaaacaaaaacaaaaaaaccaacaaccttgCAAACAAGCACAATAAGCAGGGACACTGACTTTTCTACGTGGCGATGGCTAAAAATGgccatgcttttaaaaagaagatacaggtaaagtatgctgtcgagtcagtgtcgactcctggcgaccacagagccctttggttgtctttggtagaatacaggaggggtttaccattgcctcctcccacgcagtatgagatgatgcctttcagcatcttcctatatcactgctgcgcTGCCCGatatctgggaaacagaccagtggggatttgaaccggcaacctccagcttgctaatcaagttatttccccgctgtgccattaggtggctttaaaaggaagaTACCATCTGCTAAATACTTAGTCTGGGCTAAGTTATGTGCAACTAAACCCCActggagggccaaactacatgttatattaAATGCATAGATAGTTTGGCCccgttttgtgggggggggggtttaaacgTGAAGATAGCAGCAGGGGGCAATCAAGATGGGGAGTGCGGCATGTGAGAAGTGAGGGGGAATTTAGTCCTTTTCTGCCATAGCCCTTATGAAAATTATGCCCTGCAGCTGTCATTTGCCTTAGGAGGTAAGCTTTCATTGATTCCTTCCCAGGGCTAACAGCAGCTCCGAGAGAACCATTTTTGTCGGCATGGCAATGCAGTGGGAAAGGTTTCAATACTCCTTCCTTGTGTGCTATAATTCTGATTGGGCcctccacagctgctatttacacTTAAGCAATAAACACACAGGCCcaagttctgtgttttgtgtaacatgtagtttggccctttgaAAGGGATCAGATATTCTAAACGTGGGTAAGTGCAAGTGACTTTCACTTGGCATACTGGTTTCCTCTTCTAAAGGAAGAAGCATTTGCTCCAGATCCAGAAAGAACTCACACTTGGAGGACAAGCGTGAGCTCAGTTTCAGATGTTCCAAATAATCAGAGAAAATGCAGCCCACTTGgacttcctttcccctctctgccTCCTCCTGACTTATTCAGAACTTCTGAAGCTACTCTTAAGTACACGGATTGTTGGTCATGAGATCAGAAGTAATCTGAGGTTTTCAAAGTTCAGGACTGGGATCTTTTCAAGTTTAATCTTCTCTCTGTTTCCTCTCCATCCAAAGCTGGCCCTGCCCATAGAGATCAGTTTCTAGCAATCATCTTTCCccctatttatatattatatttatgcCCCATCCCTCCTCAAAGGCACTCAGGGCAGTGGACATGCCAGTTACTATTCCATTTAAACCTTGCAATAACCCCATGAGGTTAGATGAAGAAACAGTGCTTGACCCTGGTTCACCTCTTGGAAACTTTACCAACTGCACAATTATTAGAACAATGGGATAGGGGGGCTACACACTTACCTTAACTAACTCTTCCACTTCCTGAACATCCTAGattgggatgggggagaagaAATATGTAAATGATACATGCTTTTTCTCTTTGGAGAAATGTTGACCATTGAAAGTGTACTGTTTAAATCTAACCTGTGGATAGGTCAAGTAAAGGGGTAAGTCCAGAATAATATGATCTGTTGCTTCTCTGGCATATAATTCTCCACTCAGAGTTATGAATGTGAGGGTTGgattaatgttttctgttttaaaaatcagaaacaTATAACTAAAAATGAGGTTGCAAAGTATTTACAGTATCAAAATAATATATAGTGAAATGTCCATTACTCTTGATATGGAATAACACAGCAGCTGATGCCAGGGTAGCATGACCACAGAGAGGGACCTCATTTGTTGGTGTAAACCACCTTAATCCAAAACAGGCACCTAAGCAAATAAAAACATGAGTTAGTCTTATACATCACTCGTCTCTGTGTTGCTTTGTGGCTATTCTACCGAATTACCCAAACAAATCAAATGACATCAGCTTGAATCACTCATCGATTTATAGCCACTCATTTGCTCTTTTATCGGCCGGTCCCTTTTGCATCAATAAGGTGATGGATCAATGGATCTCAAGGAAAATCAGTGTGTCAAAGTGATCAGGCAAAAGAGAATGAGAGGAGCGGAGGGAATGCATGAGCCTGTGGCTCTTAATTCATGCAGTGGGAAACTATGGTTTGTCTCATATTGTCTACTGAGGTTATCATTCTTCTTCAGTATCATAGCCCAAGGGTGTGAGTTAGCGTCTGTTGACTGCAACAGAAAAACTACGATTTATTTTAATGCAGCTAAAAAAAGTCTTACTTTTGGTAAAATCATCAGTGGGATGCAGTTTTCTGATGAATGCTGTTTCTGAAAGGTTCATTTCTGTTGCAATTTTTTGGTGCAAACCTTCTTCCAgctcctaaaaataaaaaaaaataaaaaaggcaagCAGTTGCCAAGGAGTGGATTTTCCTACTTTTATAGTAAAAGATAACATGGGTCATACAGTCATCAAATATTTCCTATCAAAATTTAAGACCAGCAAAGAGCTTATCATTAGACAGGAGGCCTCAGCTGATTCCTAGCTCCCAGTTCATGATTCAGCTCgggaggagctgaagcagcatgACTGAACTTTGCACACCTCTGGTCCCTCAAATGATACACCTCTCCTTCTGGGAGGCTGTTGCCTTCAAGAGATGGCCCTGGTGCTATGGCTGACCTAAAGCTTCAGTTTTGCATAAGGTGCTTTCAGTTCCCGAAGCCACAGAGAACTGAATCATAGGCCACTTCTCTAGGAATAAGGAACGGGGGGGAAGTTGCACACTGAAGAAAACCTATCTTAGAGTGCCAAATCAGGCACTCTAAAACCAGAACAGAGGGGAGAGTCTAGCATGAGATTTGCTCTATGTCCAAAATTAGTGTTTACATAATGTGGTTGCAGATCTGACCCCATGCCAATTATATTCTTTTCTTCCCAATATATTTACAATACGGAACTGGGGGATTTGCACCTAGAAATAAGTCACTCCCAAATCATGTAATCTTGCCATCAAGACACTTTCCATTTTATACATGCTCTCAAACAAGATGACCACAAGATGACCACACAAGTGTATAGAAAGATTTGGCCGAGGGTGTTTAGACTGAGAAACGCCTATATTTATGAGGGAAAATATGCTAAAGTTTGATTTATAGGAAGAATTTATATCTGCTCCAGAAACACTTTTTCATAATTGTTGTTTATTTTCTATATTTAaattaaagaaagagagagagagaaggaaagaaggaactcCTGTTGTCTGGCAGAAACTGGGACTAAATGTACCCTGCAGTTACAGCAATGAGAGCCAGGAAGATGGGCCCACCATTTGGAGGGACTCCCACAGCCATTTGCTGAACAGTGAAGCGATGTTTCCCCACTCTGGATTCTAGCATTTTCCTCAGCAAGTAGACATGACCCATCCCTGAGCAAACTCTGCCCTCACTTCCACCACAAACCCCCTTTCCTTCTCTCAGCCCGGCACCATCTTCTTCATTATTGCTGGGCACTAACAGGGCAGAAAGTCATGCAATGACCTGTATGTGTTAAAACAATTATCACAGGTCAAGCACCAAGACTCTTCAtatcacctggagctttcccagacagcaggctttatactgtaaggctttactgcaagttcgaatttccccccccaaatgatgcaaaaagtagattttttttttaccccagacatagaTCGAGTAGGTtctaactgttgggaattctctttggtgagagaatccctttttcattatagcagagtacacagaggcacaacacagcagaatttacttaggcatgcgatgcgtgtatgctgagagtgaaccctttggagacagggagccatcttatttgttttatttctctttgtataccgccttgagccatttttggaagggcggtatagaaatcgaattaataataataataataataataataataataataatgtaacttggagccagttcatagtttcaaatcaatatataaggcatttattaaggaactccattctagataggaaagtgaggagttaggatctctaatctatctatctagctggatgcagatggattctgcatcttctctgcacacatggtgcagggagaggagcttgccatgttgcaaggtagaaggaacaggaagagaagagaaggaggaagttaatccctaagagtaccaatctacatttcaaaagggatagtgtcagagcagtagagaagggatgaccaatgtcttgaccctctagccctctgactcattagtctgtcctccactgtctgagacaagagacagcacgaagtccttcacttccaacactaacatgcagtgaaaaacccaaattgtgtgtgaagtgcccccCAAGATCTCACATGGACTTTGACACGAATCTGGccaatgtgcaaatgcacactCTCTAttccgagctaaaagccccatctggaaatgctcctggtgtCAACCCACCCTCAAGGCTTTGCAAAGGAGCCTGTTCACACATTCGGCTGAAGGACttcaagtgatgaacatgcaaTTCAGCCAGGCCTTCCATCTTTCTTGTACACATTACTGGATTACGTTAGAAAAAGTAAGCAAAGGGATCACCTTGAAAAGCAATTCTGCCTATAAAGGCAAGGTTCTCAGCATTTGAGTGAAGTGAAGGGGCAGATGAAGACCCTTCTAGCtcttaaaaaaaccacccaaaatcCTTACAAATCTTATCAGTAATTAAAATGAGCAAGATTGCCCCTTGTTTCTTTCCTCAGCCATTCTGTTCAACTTCTTTAACAAAGCAAGGCAATGTGGACCAATTCAAACTGTGTTGGTCAGAGCTGTATTTTCATAGCAAGccaagcaaaaagagagagaaactccATTCCAGCTGGAAGGTATGCTTTTAAATACTGCCATCTTGTGGAAATTTTGCAATATAACAATCCTTATTTTCTCATTTTGGTGTAACTGCTCAATCATTTTATAAAGTGTGAGTTTTTCAACAGGGAAAAAAGATACAGAAAAAGTAAATGTGATAGGTATGgtccaaactagggatgtgcacaaacctgttcagaggcccttttacaggcctctgaataggttcgaacactggctggTTCGAATGTTTGCTGGGGGGGCGTGGGGAGgtcggactttaagggcaggagagggtacACTTATCTCTCTCCCCGCTTTTTGCCCACCAGCGCTCAGTTCCTGTAAAatccttcggggcagcagcatacctccatgccgccccttcccctctttggccagaagtggccagaagtacctggtgTGCGTGCCAGATTTTACAGAAACCGAGTGCCAGCAGgaagaaagcagggggaggggtaggtgcaccctcccccacccttaaggtccgactcccccaccccttcgaaccacccccacccggttccatgcacatccctagtccaaacCACACGTGACAAAGGagattcttcttctctttcatagAGAAAAATGATCTCACTTGCCCAAGGTTTCTTATTTGTTAGCATCTCCCTGCTCATAGAAGAGAACAAGCAAGGATGCTTCCCCTCCATTAAAATGAACAGGCTGTATATACATGAGCTCTGAAAGTGCATCAGACTCCACATAGCTTCTAGATGGAGTGTTTTCCTTTTGTTGGGAAACATTTCTGTTACAGCAGGCTAGTAACAGAATTTAGACAATTCGATTTCATCAGATGGCACCCCAGCCCTAATATGATTCCCTTTGTAACAGTGTTGAAAATTATTGTTTTGTAGTATGTCAAGATTTTGTAATAAAAAAATCTCCCAGGCCTACATGCTCTGTGTATGTGATGTTGCAACGTTTCTGAAACACCAGTATAACATGATGCTTTCTGGCTTTGCCCTGGTGAAGTGTACACTTCATCATAAACATATCGCAGGATTGGGCTGCCAGGGCTGGCCCTCCATTATAGGCAGCACAAACAGTCACCTGGAGTGCCATCCTGTGcaattaaagataaagtgtgccatcgagtcggtgtcgactcctggcgaccacagagccccgtgcttgtctttggtagaatacaggaggggtttaccattgccatctccgcacagtatgagatgatgcctttcagcatcttcctatatcgctgctgcccgatataggtgtttcccatagtctgggaaacataccagcggggattcaaactggcaacctcatgcttgctacacaagtCATTTCCCGCCGTGCCATTAGATGGCCATCCTGTGCAGTTAGGGTTCCCCAATTTTATTTTGATCTTATTTGTATTGTAAGGGTTTAAACATTTCTTTGCTTGTGCACGTGTGCTTCGTACTGGACAGGAGGCTGACAGAAGCTTGAGTTGGTGTGTGTGCATAATACAAAATAACATTCACTTAACCCTAGTCCAGAGCTGAAAAGGAAGAGGCCGGCAGGCGGTGGGTAGGTAGCAAGGAGAAGCTGCAAGGTACTGACTGGCTGGCATGATGGTATTGCCAAATGAGTGATGATGGGAAGGAGAGTTTACATAGGCAACTACCAACAAGCAGTAGAGGTGGAAGCACAGTAGATGTGTCTCCCCACGCATGACCCATGTgatggtagtagtagtaatgaggACACTAAGACATGGTAGTGGAGGCAACAGTGGCAGGATGCTTGTGGATGTGGTGGTGCCACAGGGGGCCTGGAGAAAGCAGCCACCAATAACATGGACAATGGTAGGGGTCAGCTTAGCATCATTGGGCAATTGCTGATCATCCAGACCCCTTTCACTGCTGATCCTTGAGACCACTTTT of the Hemicordylus capensis ecotype Gifberg chromosome 3, rHemCap1.1.pri, whole genome shotgun sequence genome contains:
- the PBLD gene encoding phenazine biosynthesis-like domain-containing protein isoform X2, whose product is MNLSETAFIRKLHPTDDFTKSACFGLRWFTPTNEVPLCGHATLASAAVLFHIKKNINPTLTFITLSGELYAREATDHIILDLPLYLTYPQDVQEVEELVKAATGNMTIQDVCYSPDTKKLLICLSDDYGRSDLEKLKVNAQELLLAEKTGRVKGLIVTLKGSLHGKHESYDFYSRYFAPWNGVSEDPVTGSAHAVLSSYWSQQLGKNKMRAFQCSARGGELKIMLRNDGRVDIGGQSTIVLEGFLTI
- the PBLD gene encoding phenazine biosynthesis-like domain-containing protein isoform X1 → MKISIFTVDAFTAQPFCGNPAAVCLLEDELEEGLHQKIATEMNLSETAFIRKLHPTDDFTKSACFGLRWFTPTNEVPLCGHATLASAAVLFHIKKNINPTLTFITLSGELYAREATDHIILDLPLYLTYPQDVQEVEELVKAATGNMTIQDVCYSPDTKKLLICLSDDYGRSDLEKLKVNAQELLLAEKTGRVKGLIVTLKGSLHGKHESYDFYSRYFAPWNGVSEDPVTGSAHAVLSSYWSQQLGKNKMRAFQCSARGGELKIMLRNDGRVDIGGQSTIVLEGFLTI